The Streptomyces spororaveus genome includes a region encoding these proteins:
- a CDS encoding serine/threonine-protein kinase yields the protein MSEVSNLSVYAGRASGLIGKQIAGYRVERMIGRGGMAVVYCAKDLRLDRTVALKLIAPERARDETFRRRFTHESRVAASIDHPHIVPIFEAGETDGVLYIAMRYVSGLDLRALLDREGPLPVATALRIAAQVASALDAAHDHDLVHRDVKPGNILVAAGTDSDHPEHIYLTDFGLTKKALALTGFTTDGEFVGTLDYMAPEQISGRPVDGRCDLYSLACVVYETLAGGPPFQREEDAALLWAHQYDPPPPLTERRPGIAPAAADVMTKALSKVPEDRYGSCLEFVAALRLATGGGIGGYAGPPSREDARSPVVPGDSAPPREPPVWARPVFYGLPGGP from the coding sequence ATGAGCGAGGTTTCGAACCTCAGCGTGTACGCGGGCCGCGCCTCGGGCCTCATCGGTAAGCAGATCGCCGGCTACCGCGTCGAGCGCATGATCGGCCGCGGTGGCATGGCCGTCGTCTACTGCGCCAAGGACCTGCGCCTCGACCGTACGGTCGCGCTCAAGCTGATCGCCCCCGAGCGTGCCCGCGACGAGACCTTCCGGCGCCGCTTCACGCACGAGTCGCGGGTGGCCGCATCGATCGACCACCCGCACATCGTGCCCATCTTCGAAGCCGGCGAGACCGACGGCGTCCTCTACATCGCCATGCGCTACGTCTCCGGCCTGGACCTGCGCGCGCTCCTGGACCGCGAAGGCCCGCTGCCCGTCGCGACCGCCCTGCGCATCGCCGCCCAGGTGGCATCGGCGCTCGACGCGGCCCATGACCACGACCTCGTGCACCGGGACGTCAAGCCCGGCAACATCCTGGTCGCCGCGGGAACCGACAGCGACCACCCCGAGCACATCTACCTCACGGACTTCGGGCTGACGAAGAAGGCGCTCGCGCTCACCGGGTTCACCACGGACGGGGAGTTCGTCGGCACGCTCGACTACATGGCCCCGGAACAGATCTCCGGCAGGCCGGTGGACGGCAGGTGCGACCTCTACAGCCTGGCGTGCGTCGTCTACGAGACCCTCGCCGGCGGGCCGCCCTTCCAGCGCGAGGAGGACGCGGCGCTGCTGTGGGCGCACCAGTACGACCCCCCGCCCCCACTGACGGAACGGCGGCCGGGAATCGCTCCCGCCGCCGCCGATGTCATGACCAAGGCCCTCTCGAAGGTCCCCGAGGACCGCTACGGGTCCTGCCTCGAGTTCGTGGCCGCACTGCGCCTCGCCACTGGAGGCGGCATCGGCGGTTACGCCGGTCCGCCGTCGCGGGAGGATGCCCGTTCCCCCGTCGTCCCGGGGGACTCCGCGCCCCCGCGGGAGCCCCCGGTCTGGGCCCGGCCGGTCTTCTACGGCCTGCCCGGCGGCCCGTAG
- a CDS encoding class III lanthipeptide, protein MSVLKLQNMEARTTQSAAATVSLTSSNSNCCKAPREPENPN, encoded by the coding sequence ATGAGCGTCCTCAAGCTTCAGAACATGGAGGCCCGCACCACGCAGAGTGCTGCGGCCACCGTCAGCCTGACGAGCAGCAACAGCAACTGCTGCAAGGCTCCGCGCGAGCCCGAGAACCCGAACTGA
- a CDS encoding response regulator transcription factor, with translation MSLTLVAPQTEATATAPILAPREQEALRHIAAGCTYLQTARQMGLSKHTVDAYLRRIRAKLNISTTAEMTRLAISMGL, from the coding sequence ATGAGCCTCACCCTCGTCGCCCCGCAGACCGAAGCCACCGCCACCGCCCCCATCCTCGCCCCGCGCGAGCAGGAGGCGCTGCGCCACATCGCCGCAGGCTGCACCTACCTGCAGACGGCTCGCCAGATGGGGCTCTCCAAGCACACGGTCGACGCCTACCTGCGCCGCATCCGCGCCAAGCTGAACATCAGCACCACCGCCGAGATGACCCGTCTGGCCATCTCCATGGGGCTGTGA
- a CDS encoding 4'-phosphopantetheinyl transferase family protein, whose translation MTAAVDAGTGTGTTFRPIAPDRVHRWGGALLVVARAGGLRQVPPLSPAERSLVAALPAWRQAEWTAGRLLAKRLVREVVAAPARDVEILPRDDGSPRVLVGGSAIPALHLSISHTARHVAAALAPEPVGVDLCETASADAVRRVADHFLSREELRLIGSERPDALTGAWALKEAAVKADRSGMFGAAPRGIPILGLRPPVLGGRRRAMVWRAGDAALALVLAHPGG comes from the coding sequence ATGACCGCCGCCGTGGACGCCGGCACCGGCACCGGCACCACCTTCCGGCCGATCGCACCGGACCGGGTCCACCGATGGGGCGGAGCCCTCCTGGTCGTGGCCCGGGCCGGCGGCCTCCGGCAGGTGCCGCCGCTCTCACCGGCCGAGCGGAGCCTGGTGGCCGCGCTGCCCGCCTGGCGTCAGGCCGAGTGGACGGCCGGCCGGCTGCTGGCCAAGCGGCTGGTGCGTGAGGTGGTCGCAGCGCCGGCCCGGGACGTGGAGATCCTCCCGCGGGACGACGGCAGCCCCCGCGTCCTCGTCGGCGGCAGCGCGATACCGGCTCTGCACCTCTCCATCAGCCACACGGCCCGGCACGTCGCCGCGGCTCTCGCGCCGGAACCCGTCGGGGTGGACCTGTGCGAGACCGCCTCGGCCGACGCCGTACGCCGCGTCGCGGACCATTTCCTGTCGCGCGAGGAGCTCCGCCTCATCGGCAGCGAGCGGCCCGATGCCCTGACCGGGGCCTGGGCGCTGAAGGAGGCCGCGGTCAAGGCCGACCGGAGCGGGATGTTCGGCGCCGCTCCGCGCGGCATCCCGATCCTCGGCCTGCGGCCGCCCGTCCTCGGCGGACGGCGCCGCGCGATGGTGTGGCGGGCGGGCGACGCGGCCCTGGCCCTCGTCCTCGCGCACCCGGGTGGCTGA
- a CDS encoding SpoIIE family protein phosphatase: protein MEQVPTSPGERPEETGASLESAYTASATINEQGIVTEWSEGATRLLGYVPSEVVGLPAAHRLADVLGEAARRVPSEQERWSGTVALRHRDGHRMDVALLAHRWTSSGGTTKWFVVSAVGATHRSPWDEPLKEWAFTQSPCFLAVFDADLRLVRANAGMERMLSLSEAEMRGLRLPEIAPDPVSDETERRMRLALDSGEAQYMEAFVHPTGAGADHGWATSLAPLRDPDGRVRAVCLAAHDRGGVESFQHQMLLTDEVDTAPIGTTLDSVRTAHELADAAVPRFADFAVVDLLEPLPRGDEPSSVQAGGPVTVCRAAARSVLDGTPESGVAVGDTTSYPPLSPPVEALVAGRGAVYGAADPALARWAAEDPGAAWIGEYGAHSIMVVPMRAGGGTLGVAVFSRHRRREPFQPEDLRVAGELTARAAAGIRNAYRSGREHTTTMTLQRSLLPHTLPDQAALEIASRYLPAAGEAGVGGDWFDVIPLSGARVALVVGDVVGHGIRATATMGRLRTAVRTLADVDLGPDELLTHLDDLVIHLSADEGDQESGGETAGGIGTTCLYVVYDPVIRRCTIARAGHPPPAVVSPEGSVYLLDVPAGPPLGLGGLPFETLEVELPEGSILALYTDGLLQARDHDLDEALDSMFAALVRPADTLDTVCDRVLTAMLTHRPDDDVALLVARTRGLHADQVVVWDLASDPSVVATARRQSTEQLTAWGLEEASFVTELLVSELVTNAIRYGQPPIQLRLIHEKNSTLICEVSDASSTAPHMRRARTFDEGGRGLLLVAQLAQRWGTRHAAIGKTIWAEQSLTEY from the coding sequence ATGGAGCAAGTTCCCACCTCTCCTGGTGAGCGGCCCGAGGAGACGGGCGCCTCCCTCGAGTCGGCCTACACGGCCTCGGCGACGATCAACGAGCAGGGCATCGTCACCGAGTGGAGCGAGGGCGCGACCCGGCTGCTCGGCTACGTACCGTCCGAGGTGGTGGGCCTGCCGGCCGCCCACCGGCTCGCCGACGTCCTCGGTGAAGCGGCGCGGCGGGTGCCGTCCGAGCAGGAGCGGTGGAGCGGGACGGTGGCGCTGCGCCACCGGGACGGTCACCGGATGGACGTCGCCCTGCTCGCCCACCGCTGGACGTCCAGCGGCGGGACCACCAAGTGGTTCGTGGTGTCCGCCGTCGGCGCCACGCACCGCTCTCCCTGGGACGAACCGCTGAAGGAATGGGCGTTCACCCAGTCCCCCTGCTTCCTGGCGGTCTTCGACGCGGATCTGCGGCTGGTGCGGGCGAACGCCGGCATGGAGCGCATGCTCTCCCTCTCGGAGGCCGAGATGCGGGGACTACGGCTGCCGGAGATCGCGCCGGATCCCGTGAGCGACGAGACCGAGCGCCGGATGCGCCTGGCTCTGGACTCCGGCGAGGCGCAGTACATGGAGGCCTTCGTCCACCCGACGGGGGCGGGCGCGGATCACGGCTGGGCCACCTCGCTGGCGCCGTTGCGGGATCCGGACGGCCGGGTGCGCGCCGTGTGCCTGGCCGCTCACGACCGGGGCGGTGTGGAGAGCTTCCAGCACCAGATGCTCCTGACGGACGAGGTCGACACCGCGCCCATCGGGACCACGCTGGACAGTGTCCGTACCGCGCACGAGCTGGCCGACGCCGCCGTCCCCCGGTTCGCCGATTTCGCGGTCGTCGACCTGCTGGAGCCGCTCCCGCGCGGCGACGAGCCGTCCTCGGTCCAGGCCGGCGGGCCGGTGACCGTGTGCCGTGCGGCGGCGCGTTCGGTCCTCGACGGAACCCCGGAGTCCGGGGTCGCCGTCGGGGACACCACCAGCTATCCGCCGCTGTCGCCGCCCGTCGAGGCGCTGGTCGCGGGCCGGGGAGCCGTGTACGGGGCCGCGGACCCGGCCCTGGCCCGGTGGGCGGCCGAGGACCCCGGGGCCGCCTGGATCGGTGAGTACGGGGCCCACTCGATCATGGTGGTGCCGATGCGGGCCGGCGGGGGCACGCTCGGTGTGGCCGTCTTCAGCCGCCACCGGCGCCGGGAACCCTTTCAGCCGGAGGACCTGCGGGTGGCCGGGGAGCTCACGGCCCGGGCGGCGGCCGGGATCCGCAACGCCTACCGGTCCGGCCGGGAGCACACCACGACCATGACCCTGCAGCGCAGCCTGCTCCCGCACACGCTGCCCGACCAGGCGGCGCTGGAGATCGCCTCCCGCTACCTGCCCGCGGCGGGCGAGGCCGGTGTGGGCGGCGACTGGTTCGACGTGATCCCTCTGTCGGGCGCCCGGGTGGCGCTGGTCGTGGGGGACGTCGTCGGTCACGGCATCCGGGCCACCGCCACCATGGGACGGCTGCGCACCGCCGTACGCACCCTGGCCGACGTAGACCTGGGCCCCGACGAGCTGCTCACCCACCTCGACGACCTCGTCATCCACCTGTCCGCCGACGAGGGCGACCAGGAGTCGGGCGGGGAGACGGCCGGGGGCATCGGCACCACCTGCCTCTACGTCGTCTACGACCCGGTGATCCGCCGCTGCACGATCGCCCGGGCCGGCCACCCGCCGCCCGCCGTGGTGTCCCCGGAGGGGTCCGTGTACCTCCTGGACGTCCCGGCCGGTCCCCCGCTGGGCCTGGGCGGCCTGCCCTTCGAGACGCTGGAGGTCGAACTGCCCGAGGGCAGCATCCTCGCCCTGTACACGGACGGTCTGCTGCAGGCTCGCGACCACGACCTCGACGAGGCGCTGGACAGCATGTTCGCCGCCCTGGTCCGGCCCGCGGACACGCTGGACACGGTGTGCGACCGCGTACTGACGGCCATGCTGACGCACCGCCCGGACGACGACGTGGCCCTCCTCGTCGCCCGGACCCGGGGCCTGCACGCCGACCAGGTCGTGGTCTGGGACCTCGCCTCCGACCCCTCCGTGGTCGCCACGGCCCGGCGCCAGAGCACCGAGCAGCTGACGGCCTGGGGGCTGGAGGAGGCCTCCTTCGTCACCGAGCTCCTGGTCAGTGAGCTGGTCACCAATGCGATCAGGTACGGGCAGCCGCCGATCCAGCTGCGGCTGATCCACGAGAAGAACAGCACCCTGATCTGCGAGGTCTCCGACGCGAGCAGTACCGCCCCGCACATGCGGCGGGCCCGGACCTTCGACGAGGGCGGGCGGGGCCTGCTGCTGGTCGCGCAGCTCGCCCAGCGATGGGGCACCCGGCATGCGGCGATCGGCAAGACCATCTGGGCCGAGCAGTCCCTGACGGAGTACTGA
- a CDS encoding WD40 repeat domain-containing protein has product MSETSTGAPDDVNAPLPEPRWTVQWADGPVPDERRLRPLIGHGGPVRSVATAVVDGRPVAVSGGRDNTVRVWDLATGEQLHEPVTGRTDPVSSMTAEVLSVATAVADGRPVAFSLHDDDSVLVWDLATGRAAGEFVALVESTVLDGRRVLLTLGSDRTLYVGDPLTGRRVAAHPSATGIALLDGRRVVLTVDDVDVERTVRVRDLGTGEQLARSLEVVRTVEIDGRVLAVTAGEADQEVWDLATGEPVGTSPAAAALSGGVDRPGVTTVTVVHGRAVAVGLDGEEPRFIGPLALDRRNGALVRSRARETAVLDGRTVALTAEADGTLRIWDVTDDRQRVNGMRVIVAVGASGTAPALRPGPEQDGDLWHRISGRGDGPSDGGGPVLLTAERDDTVVVRDRATGKPVGPPLTGHTGKVLDVATAVVGGRHVAVTASADHTLRTWDLTHVHADAPSRTGHTGTVSAITTAVLDGAPVVVTAGADHTLRVRDLRTGRPAAAPVTGLEGEVTAMVASVMDGRPVVVTAGPGDSLHLLDPVSGKHLGEPVTSDHGRVLALAGATLDDRPVVVTAGADRTAAIWDLATRRRVGEPLTGHTSRVTAVATAELAGRPVAVTGSWDKTVRLWDLATGRQIGAPLTGHTDWVTSVATTLVDGRPVAVSRSRDQTVRLWDLATMRETGEPLTGHTDPNGPMVVTVAGARPVVAIGQGQAVRFRDLATGREAGNEYALPLPVTALGAAPDGRLVVACGPEVTVLCPVAG; this is encoded by the coding sequence ATGTCTGAGACCTCCACGGGCGCGCCCGACGACGTGAACGCTCCGCTGCCCGAGCCGCGGTGGACCGTGCAGTGGGCCGACGGCCCCGTACCGGACGAGCGGCGGCTGCGCCCACTCATCGGCCACGGCGGCCCGGTGCGGTCGGTGGCCACGGCGGTCGTCGACGGCAGGCCGGTCGCGGTCTCGGGCGGCCGGGACAACACCGTGCGCGTCTGGGACCTCGCGACGGGTGAGCAGCTCCACGAGCCGGTCACCGGACGCACCGACCCGGTGTCCTCCATGACGGCCGAGGTGCTGTCCGTCGCCACGGCGGTCGCCGACGGCAGGCCCGTGGCCTTCAGCCTGCACGACGACGACTCGGTCCTGGTGTGGGACCTGGCCACCGGTCGCGCGGCCGGGGAGTTCGTCGCACTGGTGGAGAGCACCGTCCTGGACGGCCGCCGGGTCCTCCTCACCCTCGGGTCCGACCGGACCCTGTACGTGGGGGATCCGCTCACCGGCCGCAGGGTCGCCGCCCACCCCTCGGCGACCGGCATCGCGCTGCTGGACGGCCGCCGCGTCGTCCTCACCGTCGACGACGTCGACGTGGAGCGGACGGTGCGCGTGCGGGACCTGGGCACCGGCGAGCAACTGGCCCGGTCACTGGAGGTGGTGCGGACCGTCGAAATCGACGGACGCGTGCTCGCCGTCACCGCCGGGGAGGCGGACCAGGAGGTGTGGGACCTGGCCACCGGCGAGCCGGTGGGGACCTCCCCGGCCGCCGCGGCCCTGTCGGGCGGCGTGGACCGGCCCGGCGTGACGACCGTGACGGTGGTGCACGGACGTGCGGTCGCCGTCGGCCTCGACGGTGAGGAGCCCCGCTTCATCGGGCCCCTGGCCCTCGACCGCCGGAACGGCGCCCTCGTACGGAGCCGGGCGCGGGAGACCGCGGTGCTGGACGGACGTACCGTCGCCCTCACAGCCGAGGCGGACGGGACCCTGCGCATCTGGGACGTGACGGACGACCGGCAGCGCGTGAACGGCATGCGGGTGATCGTCGCCGTCGGCGCGAGCGGCACGGCGCCGGCCCTCCGGCCCGGCCCGGAGCAGGACGGGGACCTCTGGCACCGGATCTCCGGCCGCGGGGACGGCCCTTCCGACGGCGGCGGCCCGGTCCTGCTCACCGCGGAGCGGGACGACACGGTGGTGGTACGGGACCGGGCCACCGGAAAGCCCGTGGGCCCGCCGCTGACCGGCCACACCGGCAAGGTCCTGGACGTGGCCACGGCCGTCGTCGGCGGGCGGCACGTGGCCGTCACGGCGAGCGCCGACCACACGCTCCGGACCTGGGACCTCACCCACGTCCACGCGGACGCGCCTTCCCGCACCGGCCACACCGGAACGGTCTCGGCGATCACCACGGCCGTCCTCGACGGGGCCCCGGTGGTCGTCACGGCGGGCGCCGACCACACGCTGCGCGTCCGGGACCTGCGCACCGGCCGGCCGGCGGCGGCCCCCGTGACGGGCCTGGAGGGCGAGGTGACGGCCATGGTCGCCTCGGTGATGGACGGGCGGCCGGTGGTCGTGACCGCGGGCCCCGGTGACAGCCTGCACCTGCTGGATCCGGTGAGCGGGAAGCACCTCGGCGAGCCCGTCACCAGCGACCACGGACGGGTGCTGGCCCTGGCCGGCGCGACCCTGGACGACCGGCCGGTCGTGGTTACGGCCGGCGCGGACCGCACCGCGGCGATCTGGGACCTCGCCACCCGCCGCAGGGTCGGCGAGCCGCTCACCGGCCACACCAGCAGGGTGACCGCCGTCGCGACGGCGGAACTGGCGGGGCGGCCCGTCGCGGTCACCGGCAGCTGGGACAAGACCGTACGGCTGTGGGACCTCGCCACCGGCCGGCAGATCGGCGCACCTCTGACCGGCCACACCGACTGGGTGACATCGGTGGCCACCACACTGGTCGACGGCAGGCCCGTCGCGGTCAGCAGGAGCCGGGACCAGACCGTCCGCCTGTGGGACCTGGCCACGATGCGGGAGACCGGCGAACCGCTGACCGGCCACACGGATCCGAACGGGCCCATGGTCGTCACCGTCGCGGGCGCCCGGCCGGTGGTGGCCATCGGCCAGGGCCAGGCCGTGCGGTTCCGGGACCTCGCCACGGGGCGGGAGGCGGGGAACGAGTACGCGCTGCCGCTCCCGGTGACCGCCCTCGGGGCCGCGCCGGACGGGCGGCTCGTGGTCGCCTGCGGCCCGGAGGTCACGGTGCTGTGCCCGGTGGCGGGTTGA